The Lemur catta isolate mLemCat1 chromosome X, mLemCat1.pri, whole genome shotgun sequence genome has a window encoding:
- the GPR50 gene encoding melatonin-related receptor → MEPTLAVPTPYGCIGCKLPQPEYPPALITFMFCAMVITIVVDLIGNSMVILAVTKNKKLRNSGNIFVVSLSAADMLVAIYPYPLMLHAMSVGGWDLSYFQCQMVGFITGLSVVGSIFNIVAIAINRYCYICHSLQYERIFSVRNTCIYLVVTWIMTVLAVLPNMYIGTIEYDPRTYTCIFNYLNNHVFAVTIVCIHFVLPLLIVGFCYMRIWIKVLAARDPAGQNPDNQLAEVRNFLTMFVIFLLFAVCWCPINVLTVLVAVSPKAMAGKIPNWLYLAAYFIAYFNSCLNAVIYGLLNENFRREYWTIFHAMRHPILFFSGLITDFRETQEARALARARARARDQVREQALGRACPAVEEIPMSVRNVPLPGDAPAGHPECASGHPKPHSRSAYRKSASSHHKSVFSHSKPTSGHPKSATVYPKPVSVHFKANSVHFKSDSVHFEPASSHPKPVTCLHVSASSHSKSAFSSATSHPKPTTSHIKPATSHPEPTTADYPEPSIPGHLEPATPSHPEPAAAGHSELSTTHFPEIAATSHPESDVPDLPEPTASQLEPATSADLPDPTVVTTAASDYRQVVVIDVEDDSDEMAM, encoded by the exons ATGGAGCCTACCCTGGCGGTTCCTACCCCTTATGGCTGTATTGGCTGTAAGCTGCCACAGCCAGAATACCCACCAGCTCTAATCACCTTTATGTTCTGCGCAATGGTTATTACCATCGTCGTAGACCTGATCGGCAACTCCATGGTCATTTTGGCTGTGACAAAGAACAAGAAGCTCCGAAACTCTG GTAACATCTTCGTGGTCAGCCTCTCTGCGGCAGATATGCTGGTGGCCATCTACCCCTACCCTCTGATGCTGCATGCCATGTCCGTTGGGGGATGGGATCTGAGCTACTTCCAGTGTCAGATGGTCGGGTTCATCACAGGGCTCAGCGTGGTCGGCTCCATCTTCAATATCGTGGCAATCGCCATCAACCGTTATTGCTACATCTGCCACAGCCTCCAGTATGAGCGGATCTTCAGTGTGCGCAATACCTGCATCTACCTGGTTGTCACCTGGATCATGACCGTCCTGGCTGTCCTGCCCAACATGTACATTGGCACCATCGAGTACGATCCTCGCACCTACACCTGCATCTTCAACTATCTGAACAACCATGTCTTTGCTGTGACCATCGTCTGCATCCACTTCGTCCTCCCTCTCCTCATAGTGGGTTTCTGCTACATGAGGATCTGGATCAAAGTGCTGGCTGCCCGTGACCCGGCTGGGCAGAATCCTGACAACCAGCTGGCTGAGGTTCGCAATTTTCTAACCATGTTTGTGATCTTCCTCCTCTTTGCAGTGTGCTGGTGCCCTATCAATGTGCTCACTGTCTTGGTGGCTGTTAGTCCGAAGGCGATGGCGGGCAAGATCCCCAACTGGCTTTATCTTGCAGCCTACTTCATAGCCTACTTCAACAGCTGCCTCAATGCTGTGATCTACGGGCTCCTCAATGAGAATTTCCGACGCGAATACTGGACCATCTTCCATGCTATGCGGCACCCTATCCTGTTCTTCTCTGGCCTCATCACTGATTTTCGTGAGACGCAGGAGGCTCGTGCCCTGGCCCGTGCCCGTGCCCGTGCCCGTGACCAAGTCCGTGAACAAGCCCTCGGCCGTGCCTGTCCTGCTGTGGAGGAAATCCCGATGAGTGTCCGGAATGTTCCACTACCAGGCGATGCTCCAGCTGGCCACCCTGAATGTGCCTCTGGCCACCCTAAGCCCCATTCCAGGTCTGCCTACCGAAAATCTGCCTCTAGCCACCACAAGTCTGTCTTTAGCCACTCCAAGCCTACCTCTGGCCACCCCAAGTCTGCCACTGTCTACCCTAAGCCTGTGTCTGTCCACTTCAAGGCTAACTCTGTCCATTTCAAAAGTGATTCTGTCCATTTCGAGCCTGCTTCCAGCCACCCCAAGCCAGTCACTTGTCTCCATGTCTCTGCTAGCAGCCACTCCAAGTCTGCCTTCAGCTCTGCCACTAGCCATCCTAAACCCACCACTAGCCACATTAAGCCTGCTACCAGCCACCCTGAGCCCACCACTGCTGACTATCCTGAGCCTTCCATCCCTGGTCACCTTGAGCCTGCCACCCCTAGCCACCCTGAGCCTGCTGCTGCTGGCCACTCTGAGCTCTCCACCACCCACTTCCCTGAGATTGCTGCCACCAGCCACCCTGAGTCTGACGTCCCTGACCTCCCTGAGCCTACTGCCAGCCAGCTGGAGCCTGCCACCTCTGCTGACCTTCCTGACCCTACTGTAGTCACCACTGCTGCCAGTGATTACCGACAGGTTGTGGTTATTGACGTCGAAGATGATTCAGATGAAATGGCTATGTGA